One Faecalicatena sp. Marseille-Q4148 DNA window includes the following coding sequences:
- a CDS encoding nuclear transport factor 2 family protein, which yields MNEREKTIRLWFDMWLNQQDMGIDDIFTEDVIYTESWSPQYNNRKTVKHWFQEWNTRGKVVIWEIKQFFHKGDQTIVEWYFKNEMNNGSIEEFDGISLVEWTEDNKIKALKEFGCNRNTYNPYQEGDTPQFKAEKANWF from the coding sequence ATGAATGAACGAGAAAAAACGATCCGATTATGGTTTGATATGTGGCTCAATCAGCAGGATATGGGCATTGATGATATTTTTACAGAAGATGTGATCTATACAGAAAGCTGGAGTCCCCAGTATAACAACCGAAAAACAGTAAAGCATTGGTTTCAGGAATGGAATACCCGTGGCAAGGTAGTTATTTGGGAAATCAAGCAATTTTTTCATAAGGGAGATCAAACGATTGTAGAGTGGTATTTCAAAAATGAAATGAACAATGGAAGTATAGAGGAATTTGACGGCATTTCTTTGGTTGAATGGACAGAGGACAATAAAATAAAGGCATTAAAAGAATTTGGGTGTAATCGCAATACCTATAATCCATACCAGGAAGGCGATACCCCTCAATTCAAAGCAGAAAAAGCGAATTGGTTTTGA
- a CDS encoding response regulator: MKKILLIDDSDTYTWCLQKYLQHRGYPVKTACTLKEARAAIQEEMPLVVCCDLDLPDGSGMDFLDEVRITDKKLPFILVSCHDKDDYEQEAMRRGATLCMDKMKGPLLQDKLVEYAYRQLSGEKAPTFHKLLFVHAEDTSAGVLRAAMLQKGFDLILVSSIGEAKRRIFEDKEIELVLCDLELPDGTAMELFHTLRRVAGMFQMKNPPVRLLPFFILTESNDLATEYEYRHEGVNDYITAPVNIPELIRRVLFFVE; the protein is encoded by the coding sequence ATGAAAAAGATACTGCTGATCGACGACAGCGACACCTATACATGGTGTCTGCAAAAATACTTACAGCACCGGGGCTACCCGGTGAAAACGGCTTGTACGCTGAAAGAAGCGCGAGCTGCCATTCAAGAGGAAATGCCGCTGGTGGTCTGCTGTGATCTCGACCTGCCGGATGGTTCCGGCATGGACTTTCTGGACGAGGTGCGGATCACAGATAAGAAGCTGCCTTTTATTCTGGTGTCCTGCCATGACAAAGACGACTACGAACAGGAGGCCATGCGCCGGGGCGCGACGCTGTGCATGGACAAAATGAAAGGTCCGCTGCTGCAAGATAAGCTGGTGGAATACGCCTACCGGCAGTTGTCCGGCGAAAAGGCCCCGACTTTTCACAAGCTGCTCTTTGTCCATGCGGAAGATACCAGTGCCGGAGTGCTGCGGGCGGCTATGCTGCAAAAGGGCTTTGACCTGATTCTGGTTTCCTCGATTGGGGAGGCCAAGCGCCGGATTTTTGAGGATAAGGAAATTGAACTGGTCCTGTGCGATCTGGAACTGCCGGACGGCACAGCAATGGAGCTGTTTCATACGCTGCGGCGGGTGGCGGGGATGTTCCAAATGAAGAATCCCCCTGTCCGGCTTCTGCCGTTCTTTATCCTCACCGAGAGCAACGACCTTGCCACGGAATATGAATACCGGCATGAGGGCGTGAACGACTATATCACCGCCCCGGTGAATATCCCGGAGCTGATCCGGCGGGTTCTGTTCTTTGTGGAATGA
- a CDS encoding ABC transporter ATP-binding protein — MTNYLEVTNLSKSFDFFQLHNISFTLPKGYIMGLIGPNGSGKTTTIKLILNMLKRTGGTVKVMGLDNIAEEQKVKSELGVVFDTNYFSDDWKVSQVEKSISVFYPNWDSQKFADMLRKFHIVPTKKVKELSKGMQMKLMLACAFSYDAKLLILDEPTSGLDPVSRDELLKILSEYIEDGEHSVLFSTHITGDLERAADYITYISYGELFYTGSKDDFVDMFRIVKGGIEELSDDLKNKAAGIRTFPTGFEALMKTEDINGFSNLTIEPATIDEIVVFTSKKGDDYE, encoded by the coding sequence ATGACTAATTATTTAGAGGTAACGAACCTTTCAAAATCTTTTGATTTTTTCCAGCTTCACAATATCAGCTTTACTTTGCCAAAGGGATATATTATGGGCTTGATCGGCCCGAATGGTTCAGGCAAAACCACGACAATCAAACTGATTTTGAATATGCTCAAGCGCACCGGCGGCACAGTCAAAGTGATGGGGCTGGATAATATCGCAGAAGAACAAAAAGTAAAATCAGAGCTTGGCGTTGTTTTCGATACAAATTATTTCAGTGATGATTGGAAAGTGTCGCAGGTTGAAAAATCCATTTCGGTATTTTATCCAAATTGGGACAGCCAGAAATTTGCGGATATGTTACGGAAATTTCACATTGTACCAACCAAAAAGGTAAAAGAACTTTCCAAAGGTATGCAGATGAAGTTAATGCTTGCCTGTGCGTTTTCATACGATGCCAAACTGCTGATCCTCGACGAGCCGACCAGCGGACTTGATCCGGTTTCCAGAGACGAACTTTTGAAAATTCTTTCAGAGTATATTGAAGATGGCGAGCATAGCGTTTTGTTCTCCACCCATATCACAGGCGATTTGGAGCGTGCGGCTGATTATATTACCTACATCAGTTATGGCGAGTTATTCTATACTGGCAGCAAAGATGATTTTGTGGATATGTTCCGCATTGTAAAAGGTGGAATTGAGGAACTGTCCGATGATCTGAAAAATAAGGCGGCTGGTATTCGTACATTCCCTACGGGATTTGAGGCACTGATGAAAACCGAAGATATTAACGGTTTCTCCAACCTGACTATTGAGCCTGCCACCATTGATGAAATTGTAGTGTTTACAAGCAAGAAAGGTGACGATTATGAGTAA
- a CDS encoding ABC transporter ATP-binding protein, with translation MKEILKLDHIQKYYGNGGNVTKAIQDISFSVREGEFVGIMGASGSGKTTLLNCISTIDTVSAGHIYLDGTDVTEINEKQIARFRRENLGFVFQDFNLLDTLTISENIALALTINKVPAGEIDGRVREMTGKLNITDILDKYPYQVSGGQKQRCACARAIINQPKLILADEPTGALDSHSSQMLLSTIQSINEDLGATILMVTHDAFSASYANRILFLRDGAIFTEIFKGSDSRRTFFEKILDVLTMMGGGVSDVR, from the coding sequence ATGAAAGAAATTTTGAAACTGGATCATATCCAAAAATATTACGGAAATGGCGGGAATGTTACAAAAGCAATTCAGGACATCAGCTTTTCCGTTCGGGAGGGGGAATTTGTAGGGATCATGGGCGCATCCGGCTCCGGCAAGACCACCCTGCTCAACTGCATTTCTACCATTGATACCGTCAGTGCGGGACATATCTATCTGGATGGAACCGATGTGACGGAAATCAATGAAAAACAGATTGCCCGGTTTCGCCGGGAAAATCTTGGCTTTGTGTTCCAGGATTTTAACCTGCTAGACACGCTGACCATTTCGGAAAACATCGCCCTGGCGCTGACCATCAACAAGGTTCCAGCAGGCGAGATCGATGGGCGGGTGCGGGAAATGACCGGAAAGCTGAATATCACGGATATTCTGGACAAATACCCCTATCAGGTGTCCGGTGGTCAGAAGCAGCGGTGCGCCTGTGCCAGAGCCATTATCAACCAGCCTAAGCTGATTTTGGCGGACGAACCCACTGGCGCGTTAGATAGTCACTCGTCCCAGATGCTGCTTTCGACAATCCAGAGTATCAACGAAGATCTCGGAGCCACGATTCTGATGGTGACACACGACGCTTTCTCGGCAAGCTATGCCAATCGTATTCTCTTTTTGAGGGATGGGGCAATCTTTACAGAAATTTTCAAAGGCAGCGATTCACGCAGGACTTTCTTTGAAAAAATTCTGGATGTCCTCACCATGATGGGAGGGGGCGTGAGTGATGTACGCTAA
- a CDS encoding sensor histidine kinase, with amino-acid sequence MNSRRYWKNRLPFLLTNLVCMAALTVFLLVCGNSVSAVVLILIVWALILLAGLVLAYWKRKRQMKKLLDMAEQLSERYLISEVMELPEQAEDQVYYQLLKMAGKSMLEQIGEIERERLEYKEYIEQWIHEIKTPITAMKLLCENHRMDWTKELLLELEKTNRFTEQALYYARSEHTEKDYSVREMALSQVVHGAIADNKYLLLQSGMRLEVEEMQDTVYSDEKWVRFILNQLIANAVKYRTEQPVLRISTHRRQDQVVLVVEDNGIGIAASDLPRIFEKGFTGQNGRLIQQSTGIGLYLCKRLCEKLGIGITAESSEHGTAISLSFHINCLIHEVQS; translated from the coding sequence ATGAACAGCAGACGATATTGGAAAAACAGGCTGCCATTTCTGCTGACGAACCTTGTTTGTATGGCTGCACTCACTGTATTTCTGCTGGTGTGTGGCAATTCGGTTTCCGCAGTAGTATTGATCCTGATTGTATGGGCATTGATTTTGCTGGCTGGACTTGTCCTTGCTTACTGGAAACGGAAACGGCAGATGAAAAAACTTCTGGATATGGCGGAGCAGCTTTCCGAAAGATACCTCATTTCCGAAGTGATGGAGCTGCCGGAACAGGCCGAGGATCAGGTTTACTATCAGCTTTTGAAAATGGCCGGAAAATCCATGTTGGAGCAGATTGGAGAGATCGAGCGGGAACGCCTGGAGTACAAGGAATACATTGAACAATGGATTCACGAAATCAAAACGCCCATTACTGCCATGAAACTCCTATGTGAAAATCATCGGATGGACTGGACAAAAGAACTTCTGCTGGAGCTGGAAAAGACCAACCGCTTTACCGAACAGGCTCTTTATTACGCCCGCAGCGAACATACAGAGAAAGATTATTCTGTACGGGAAATGGCGCTGTCCCAAGTGGTGCATGGGGCGATTGCAGATAACAAATATCTGCTGCTCCAAAGTGGTATGCGCCTGGAAGTGGAGGAAATGCAGGACACGGTTTATTCAGATGAAAAGTGGGTGCGCTTTATTCTGAACCAACTGATTGCCAATGCGGTCAAGTATCGTACGGAACAGCCGGTTCTCCGCATTTCTACTCATAGACGGCAGGATCAGGTTGTTCTTGTCGTGGAGGACAATGGAATCGGGATTGCTGCGTCCGATCTGCCCCGTATTTTTGAAAAGGGATTTACCGGTCAGAATGGTCGTCTGATTCAGCAATCCACAGGAATTGGTCTGTATCTGTGCAAACGGCTCTGTGAAAAGCTGGGCATTGGCATTACGGCGGAGTCGTCGGAACATGGCACAGCTATTTCACTTTCTTTTCACATCAACTGTCTGATTCATGAAGTGCAGAGCTGA
- a CDS encoding DUF2812 domain-containing protein translates to MSKKCYRFFGGLLTAQEHWLNKMSEKGYRLIRAEKMLYEFEACKPDQVKYCVEFIAQKSKANASDYHEFLEGMGYKVFYKNINLNYSVGKVRLRPWAEKGGRIATNATTFNRELLIVEKDNDGKPFELHTSYEDKENYYRNLRNPWLLILLMFAIFAVVNRSVVFGVLALVSLIPVLVYQTQVMQNKREGKTKEW, encoded by the coding sequence ATGAGCAAAAAGTGTTATCGTTTCTTTGGCGGTTTGTTGACTGCCCAGGAACATTGGCTGAATAAAATGTCTGAAAAGGGCTATCGTCTGATTCGGGCGGAAAAAATGTTGTATGAATTTGAGGCGTGTAAACCGGATCAGGTAAAATACTGCGTGGAGTTTATCGCGCAAAAATCGAAAGCCAACGCGTCCGATTATCATGAGTTTTTAGAGGGGATGGGTTACAAAGTATTTTATAAAAACATCAACTTGAACTACTCTGTTGGTAAAGTACGCCTACGGCCATGGGCTGAAAAAGGCGGACGCATAGCAACAAATGCCACCACCTTTAATCGGGAACTGTTGATCGTAGAAAAAGATAATGACGGTAAGCCGTTTGAACTTCATACTTCTTATGAGGACAAGGAAAACTATTACAGAAATCTGCGTAATCCGTGGTTGCTGATACTGCTCATGTTTGCAATATTTGCGGTTGTAAATCGCTCGGTAGTTTTTGGTGTGCTTGCCCTGGTTTCTCTGATTCCTGTTCTCGTATATCAAACCCAGGTGATGCAGAACAAACGCGAAGGTAAGACAAAAGAATGGTGA
- a CDS encoding ABC-2 transporter permease produces the protein MSNILKSTKLDIALVKPYFKTICFTLLLPIVFAAINRSLLTGVSFAMCFIAMTTGYTFSITEKNSMDRLFGILPVRKSELVIGRYVFVLAMGLLSLIISLIAQPLVLKVLGETVGVFDIVTAAIAGVFLFALYTVFQIPGYYKYGSIKGRVFMYIPVAGFLVTLLLLSKMPAIGNSIISSVESSPILPVLIVFFSIVAMYAVSIILSIRIMKKKEM, from the coding sequence ATGAGTAATATTTTGAAATCCACAAAATTAGATATTGCATTGGTAAAACCATATTTTAAGACAATTTGCTTTACCCTGCTTCTGCCGATTGTGTTTGCCGCAATCAATCGTTCTTTACTGACAGGGGTATCATTTGCCATGTGCTTTATTGCCATGACGACAGGATATACCTTTTCCATCACAGAGAAAAACAGCATGGATCGGCTGTTTGGTATTTTACCTGTTCGTAAAAGCGAGCTTGTGATCGGACGCTATGTTTTCGTCCTTGCCATGGGACTTCTTTCCCTGATTATTTCTTTGATTGCACAGCCGCTTGTCTTGAAAGTGCTGGGTGAAACAGTTGGCGTATTTGACATTGTGACTGCCGCTATTGCAGGAGTATTCTTATTTGCACTCTATACCGTGTTCCAGATTCCAGGATATTACAAGTACGGCTCAATCAAAGGACGGGTATTTATGTATATTCCAGTGGCCGGTTTTTTGGTGACTTTACTTCTTCTCTCGAAAATGCCAGCTATCGGGAACTCAATTATTTCAAGCGTTGAATCTTCTCCGATACTTCCTGTTTTGATTGTGTTTTTTTCTATTGTCGCGATGTATGCGGTTTCTATCATCTTGTCCATTCGGATTATGAAGAAGAAAGAAATGTGA
- a CDS encoding response regulator transcription factor, with the protein MKEKILIIEDDPLIRNELKTLLQSNGYKTVAPEDFSDVIDQIKAEQPHLIILDIKLPGTSGFSLCTEIRTFSEVPIIFVTSCNTDMDELNSIMLGGDAFITKPYNTAILLAKIASLLKKAYPTQQREQMVYGDAVLRLESSSLDYHGQSVELTKNELKILYYLFKNGGKICSRGDMIEYLWDNQLYVDDNALSVNINRIREKLAGIGLTDFIKTKHRQGYTI; encoded by the coding sequence ATGAAAGAAAAAATATTGATAATAGAAGATGATCCGTTGATACGGAATGAATTGAAAACGCTGCTGCAAAGCAACGGCTATAAAACGGTGGCTCCGGAGGATTTTTCCGATGTGATCGATCAGATCAAAGCTGAGCAGCCACACTTGATTATACTGGACATCAAGCTACCGGGGACCAGTGGCTTTTCTCTCTGCACCGAGATTCGCACATTTTCCGAAGTGCCAATCATCTTTGTGACAAGCTGCAACACGGATATGGACGAGCTGAATAGCATTATGCTGGGCGGAGACGCTTTTATCACGAAGCCCTATAACACAGCGATCCTGCTTGCGAAAATCGCTTCTCTGCTGAAAAAAGCCTATCCCACACAGCAACGGGAACAGATGGTCTATGGAGATGCGGTGCTGCGTCTGGAATCCAGCAGTCTGGACTATCATGGACAGAGCGTAGAGCTTACCAAGAACGAATTGAAAATTCTCTATTACCTTTTCAAGAACGGAGGAAAAATCTGTTCTCGTGGAGATATGATTGAGTATTTGTGGGACAATCAGTTATATGTGGATGACAATGCTTTGAGCGTCAATATCAACCGCATCCGGGAAAAACTGGCGGGCATTGGTCTGACGGATTTTATCAAGACAAAGCACCGACAGGGGTACACGATATGA
- a CDS encoding GntR family transcriptional regulator, with amino-acid sequence MKLIISNVSGVPIYEQIKQQIKAAILSGELQAEETLPSLRTLAKDLKISVLTVTKAYTELEQEGFVKNVQGRGCFVMGSGSELIKEQLICKVENNLTEAIKAARMANLSTEELHRLLDILTEVKTDD; translated from the coding sequence ATGAAACTGATTATTTCAAATGTATCTGGCGTCCCCATATACGAGCAGATTAAGCAGCAGATCAAGGCGGCTATTTTATCCGGCGAGCTTCAAGCCGAAGAAACTTTGCCCTCCCTTAGAACACTTGCCAAAGATTTAAAGATCAGCGTCTTAACAGTGACAAAGGCATACACAGAATTAGAGCAAGAGGGTTTTGTTAAAAATGTGCAGGGGCGCGGATGTTTCGTAATGGGTTCTGGTTCAGAACTGATTAAGGAGCAGCTCATTTGCAAAGTAGAAAACAATCTCACCGAAGCAATAAAAGCTGCAAGAATGGCAAATCTATCCACAGAGGAATTACATCGCCTTTTGGACATTTTAACGGAGGTAAAAACAGATGACTAA
- a CDS encoding PadR family transcriptional regulator, with product MRDNAKGGALTEVTFFILLSLYTPKHGYAVMQFIEDSTKGRLTLGAGTLYGALNSLQEKGWIAPFGDSAGRKKEYLITTQGKEIAEKELIRLNELVGVANGIIGGAV from the coding sequence ATGCGGGACAATGCGAAAGGTGGTGCGCTCACAGAGGTGACATTCTTTATTTTGCTCTCCCTTTATACCCCGAAACATGGATATGCTGTCATGCAATTTATTGAAGATAGTACAAAAGGGCGGCTCACGCTGGGGGCAGGTACTTTATATGGTGCGTTGAACTCGTTGCAGGAAAAAGGCTGGATTGCGCCTTTTGGAGATAGTGCGGGACGGAAAAAAGAATATCTCATTACAACACAAGGAAAAGAAATTGCAGAAAAGGAACTGATAAGGCTCAATGAACTTGTAGGAGTGGCCAATGGAATTATTGGAGGTGCAGTATGA